The following is a genomic window from Triplophysa dalaica isolate WHDGS20190420 chromosome 22, ASM1584641v1, whole genome shotgun sequence.
AGAATCCTCCATCTGTCAGCTTAACAGAGACAGCGACCTGTCAACCTCCTCGGGGACTTTGTGTGCTGAGAGTGTTTGTTGGGCTCGTGTGGTTATCAGAGCAGATTCAGATAGATCCGGTTTATAAGAGACTGGagataaaataatgtgattCACAGTCATTCACCATGCTTTCTAATTTGAGCTCACATTTCAAGCCTACAAACAGCTTGAACACATAAGCAGAACCTTGTCAAGATTTACTTGCCGAGTTAAATCCTTCCCCTTTAAATCCCTCTCAACATAatgcttattttatattttcttctgttatcCCAGGTGGAACAATAACTGGCCCCCGCGACCAAATGGCGAACCCCGAACAATGAGCTGATTTCACAAATTCTGCTGTTTGAAGTATACAACAGAGTGGCCTTTCGAGGACCATTGTTTGTGAAATAAACAGTGATGGATGCTCCTCCGTCCCCCACGCCGGACAACATCAGCAACAACACTGCTGGGCCGGGCCACATGACATGGGCGGAGTCCAACGCCTGCCCTCCTTCAGTGAGCGGCACGACCCTTCTGATCGTGGCCTACAGCACAGTTATAGCGGTAGGCTTGGTGGGCAACGCTTGTTTGGTTTTCATCATCTCCAGACAGAAGGAAATGAGGAACGTCACCAACATCCTCATCGCCAATCTCTCCTGCTCGGACATTCTCATGTGCGTGGTGTGCCTCCCTGTGACGGTCATCTACACCCTGATGGACCGCTGGATCCTGGGCGAGACGCTGTGCAAGATCACCCCGTTCGTGCAGTGCATGTCCATCACGGTTTCTATCTTCTCCTTGGTGCTCATTGCGTTGGAAAGGCATCAGCTCATCATCCACCCCACTGGTTGGACGCCGGCCGCCGGGCATTCGTATCTGGCCGTGGCGGTCACTTGGATGGTGGCCTGCTTCATTTCTCTGCCGTTCCTCTCTTTTAACATCCTCACCAACGCACCTTTCCAAAACCTCAGCCTGCCCTTTAACCCGTTCAGCGACCACGTGATCTGCATGGAGCTGTGGCCGTCTGAGCGCAACCGACTGGCCTACACCACCTCACTTCTCCTGTTCCAGTACTGCCTGCCCTTGCTGCTCATTCTGCTCTGCTACCTGCGCATCTTCCTGCGTCTGCGCAGACGAAGAGACATGGTGGAGCAGGCCACCGAAGCGCGCCACAGGAAAGCGCGGGGCGCCCAGCGTGTCAACGCCATGCTGGTGGTGATCGTGGTCGCCTTCGCTCTGTGCTGGCTGCCGCTCAACGTCTTCAACACCATCTTCGACTGGTACCACCAAGTCCTGCCCTCGTGCCAGCATGACGTCATCTTCTCGGCCTGCCACCTCACGGCCATGGCCTCCACCTGCGTCAACCCGGTGGTGTACGGCTTTCTCAACACCAACTTCCAGAAGGAGCTCAAAGCCAGGCTGCAGCGCTGCCACTGCGGCTGGGGCGTAGCGGAGACCTACGAGAGCTTTCCCCTTTCGACGGTGACCACAGATGTTACCAAGGTCTCCTCCGTGCAGCCGGGGTCTCTGGTCAGAGTGGAACAGTGTGCTCACTGCTGAAGAGAGGGCAGGAGAGACGAAACGGAAGAGAGGTGGGAGGGGAGGGGTTGAGGATGAGCTGGCACTGTTTCCATGGAGATGCTGAATTGCTATGTGGGTTTCTGCATCAGTTCTTACCCAAGAGATCTAAAAACAACCTCTACCCACTGTTGCTGGGTTCCGGGGTTCACGTCGACATGAGAACGCAGCGGGGCGTTACGTTAACGACATCTCGAGATGCACGCTGGAAGGTCAGGTGTTATTCCAGTCTGGATGTTGGATGTATCTCATTAAGAATGTGGTTGTTATCATGACGCTGACACTTTCAAGCAAATACATGAGACCAATTTGTCTTCGCATCCATTATGTTGAGTGACACGATTTACATAAGTACTGCAGATGTTTCAGCCAAAAGCATAGAGATGGAACGATGAAAGTCATCAACATGTGTTCAGAATCTTCTCCAAACTATTCTGTATTTTTCGATGTTGtgctgttgtgatgttgtgatagtttttttttcaaaactattGCTGTTTATCTCATTGCTTTAGTGGGAATTTCAACGTTGTGCCTCTGTAACGTTCAAGCATTGGTGTAAGCTTAACAGCACAGTCACCTTCTTTTGCCATTGAAACTTggttttaacatatttttacgTCTTCAAGATGGTGCAGAGTTCAGTTTCTAACACAAACCTTTGATCTTTCGTTACTGTTGCCTTATGATTGGTAGTTTTGGAAGCACAAATAAATTCGGAGACATGCTATCCGTGCAATTTTCTGTGACATGTGTCTTTTCTCTTTGCTCTGTTGTTCAGTAGCATTACTGGTAATTAAACTGAATGTTTTCCCAATAATTATTGAGGATGAACTCATTTGCATATACAACACTTGTGTGTCTCTGTTGCCCCTGCACAAAGCTCTAACTGCCTGTTTATTGAGTACATTTATGCAGCTGTGGGCTGGGAggacattacattacatcattttttcacatttcgGCATTTGGCAAACAGTTTTATCCAAACCGGTGGTATATATGTTTCAATCGTTTGTGTGTTCCTTAAGAATTGAACTCAATACAAAGCACCACCAATTGAGCTACAAGATttgacatttaataaaaaaactgtatgaaaaaaaaaaaaatttatatttcaattcaaGATTTCCTTAATGAATATAATTGAAATTTATTTTAAGGTCTACCAAATGGTAATTGGTATTTTATCACATGCTCAGAGACATCCGTATCAATTATGCCGAACCAAGACACACTTTAATGTGCCATATGTCACATCTCGGGTGACCAACTCCCAGCCGTTCTAGTGTGAATGGTGCCTGTGTAAAGGACCCCTTCGGGGCTACTCATCTCAGGTCTCTTGACCCGTCTGGCTGTTTTCTCACCTCTCATTGCAGGACCAGTTTCTCATTAGAGAAGTGTGGCACGTAGAGAAAAGCTCTTTCCCCACTTCTGATTTCAACCTTGTTTTTTCATTCTCGCTAAGATGCACTTCTCTTAAATTCCTATTGATTTTAAACGCATCACTAACAATATCTGAAAGCGTTGGAAGACAAGATATTTCTGGGTCGGTACATTTACGTCCAAGCCGAAACCTCAGGGGACCTACCAGCAAAAGAGAGAGCTATGAGATTAAAGAAGACGGATAATCATGGTTTGTCCAGAGGCAGAGGACTTGTGTCCTCCTTATTTATAATTCTCATCGTTCTGGTGTCTTGGCTCCTTGTGTGGATTATCTGCaatgctttaataaaaacaattatatattcacttatttaaagatacatttaaagAAGCCCAGCAGGTGTGCTATGAATATaactttcatttctttaatgcAGTACATAAACATATGATATATGTAACCGAGTTACAGGTAATAAAGTTAAACCACAGCATTTTTCTGAAAGCATGTTTTTgacacttttaaaatgacaacacaaGAATGTGTTTAAAGGTTACTTGGTTCAAAAGCTACAAAGTCAACAGAAAAGCAAAAGCCCACTCACATTAGTCATAATCAGTCTTTGTTAGATATGGCACCTTTTCTCTTGTGCTGTCACATTGATATTTCTACGCACATTACATCCTTCTACCATTTTAAGGTGGTTGAAAACACAGCGGGTTTCCAAAATAATATCTGCATTTTCTTACTCTTTGTGACGTAAGTCTGAAGATATAACCTCATTATATAATTCAAAGAAATGGCCTTTTATCTATTTGACATTTGAAATGGTTATTTCAGCACAATTTTATGACACCCTTAGAAACGGCAGATCAGTTTTTATGTTCCTCTGCTGATTTCTTTGCATTATGATGCACATTTCATCTGTAGCATCAAGTGCGAGCactgaaaaaatacaacaaataaatgaGTTTGTGAACTGCTTCTAGAATGTGACCTTAATCTTACATatcatttatatgtaaatggaTCCATGATTGAAACACTCAAATCCTTGCCTTCTTGGCCATGTCTTAGAAAAAAGGATGCATTCTTTATAGATTTTACAATTTATAGATTTTTACATTGCTTTTAAAACTTAATTGAGACATGAGTCATCATGTGTGCCTCACATCTTATGCACATTGCCCATTTCAAAAGCAACAGATGCAATGTGGGAAGTTCATGAACATTATTATGTTCCATGCATTCAACAAAGCCTGTCTTCCGTCGTTCTATTTGCCAAAAACAGGGCAAAAGCAATCCCCGAGGACTATTGTAGATGCTGTGCGAATTAAGTTAAACACTGTCCCACTGgaggtttatttttaaacacagatGAACTCATCTTGGGTAAGCTGCTGTCTTTACTCAGTCTGTCGTTTACCATCTGCAAACTTCTGCATAATTTATATGTTTCTTCCTTTCTCGAAATATAGAAATCAAAGATCAGAAGCAAGCCAGTTTATTTATGGGTGTTTTCTTGGCTATGTCTTTTCCTTCAAAGGAGCACAGGGGGTGATGTCTGACAGTGGGAAATAAAGGgccattaacatttacatttacatttaagcatttggcagatgcttttatccaaagcgacttacattgctttatcctatacatttatacattaggtatttgcaatcccctgggatcgaacccacaaccttgcgttgttaacgcaatgctcttaccactgagctacaggaaagctattaaAACAGCAATGGGGATGTGGAATATTTCTGCACCCCACGAATCACGATAATTACCGGTTACCATTTCAGCTAAACATAATTAGACTGCTAACCTGTCCTCACATTACCATTGATGCCcattttataaatcatacttctgaatcattattttcctgttttcaAAAACAACATAAGTCATATTATACAcctcaaatatgttttttgttttgtattggcACATTGTTTTCATAACAATTCAGCACATTTCCTCAAATGAAAttcattacagtaatgagagaaaatttaaatgatctttCAAATTGTTCATACAgaataacaataacaaacagATTTTGTGAGATTCTCCCATATACCAAATTGGACTTCTAACCACCCACATAAGAAAATTATGAGAAGAATATTTAAGATTAAATTCtacgtttatttttatatgtcaCTTATACTTATAGAAAAATGTAGAAATCAATCAACTTTaagcagaaaaataaatgtgcataaTGTTTGGGTGACCATGCTGGTATGTCTGCTgtctaaattaaaatgtatttcttcacAGGCCACACAAGTGCACTGTGCAATATTACTACCCTTACATCTGGCACCATCTGGTGGTGCTTTTTGCTATTACAGGcactttaaaatgcaaacagCCAGCCTCTCACAGATGAGACATTCTTGTGTTTAACAAAGAATATGTTGCAAAGTGAGCTTGTCTGAACACTGCATAAGGGCCATGTGAAACACAATAACAAtgtctttaaaacatttgtaaatatgaatcattttatTCTGAACAATCTTATACTATAGTGCAGTTGTTGCTTGCCCAAAGTGCATTGTCTTTATTCGTTGCTGCTGTCATCGTTGCTATCTTCAATATTGCCGTCTGCTCTTCCCTCCGGTGCGGGGAAGTTTAGGATGTGTCTGTTGGCCTGTATGAGGTACTGCTGCTGTTTGAAATACACTTTCAACACTCCCTTCATCACCACAAAGGCAATGCCACCCTAGACGAAAACAAGTCTGTTAGGCATCATGCTTTTAACCtgataatgttattttaagggTTTTAAAAGTGACTGACTCACCAGGATGGTACGCTGAAGGTTAGACGTGACCCTACGGAACAGGAGACGACCGACCAGGTTGGCGACGGAAGGGAAGACCAGAGCGCCGCACAGGGTACGAGACACCGAGAGATGGTCTCCTCCATAACTGCCCTCCACTGGGATCCGGGGCAGAGAACGCCCCATCCCTTtgcaaacaaatacataaataaaaacattacttttctGTGAGCACTTTGAGTGGTGTTGTATTTTTATAGAAAGGTtcataaagtgatagttcacccaaaaatgaaaattctggcattgtttactcaccctcaagtcatttttaaaccttaaggactttctttcttccgcagaacacgaaagaagatattttgaagaatgttggtaaccgaacagcactggaccccattcacttctatagtatggacacaaaaccaatgcaagtgaaaggggccagttaacaacattcttcaaaatgaaaagaatcattttcattttggagtgaactatcacttttacaTCTGTTTATTATTAACAAGTTTTCTGTATGATTATTGAGGTTCTCAAAGATGAGCAACACGGTCTAAAATCTCATTTCCACATCCACATGTTCAAATTAGGTGCTTGAAGTCGACATACAAGGAAGATTTGTCATCATTGTCTTGCAACTACACAATCTGACACAATTGTGACCTTTTTTTTCACATACCAGGAACGAGCCCATTAAAGATCTGAAGTTTGGAAGAGTGACGCTGCCAAAGCCGCACGACGTAATCCTCCCAACGTATCATTTTTCCCAGTACCAGCATGACTGGAATGGTGGGCAAACCCATGAGCAGGAAAAGAGGGTCTGCACGCTCCATCACATCTAGACCCTTCTTATGGCCCACTACCttaaaacagagaaaataaactATAAGCACTGCTGTAAGAATGATTGAAATGGTTTTTCAGATTTGACGACATTAACACACCTGCATAACTGTGACAGCACCGTAGGTGACGGCTGACCAATAGACAGTGCCCACAACCACTCCAGCCGCAGCGAATGGGCTTGCCCTGGATAGAGCTCTATCAACCTGCTGGAGGAAGTACACCAAGGGCCCTGGAGCGAGGCCAAACAACCACACATTTAACACTTGGATCACTGTTAACCGGTAAAAGGAATACGAGTCAATAAAGAGTAAATCATttgggatttttaaggtcctactttggtttacggagtgtccaacaacaagtttacgtacatacaGGCTGTAAAAAggctttcattttctaataataggcagtgTTTGTccgtgttgggtgtaactaccTACTAAGTAAACAAATGACTTTTACTTTTCGACTCGTTTGCATGATTCACAGTGGACTCTTCTTTTCCCCAagtcaataactttgttattcgttcgCTTTCGGCTTTTCAACTCGGcattcaaacacagcaacattacacactgcatgaaatgtcattttaaggacattgtaatagtaCCTACACATAATCTGTGCACTGTTTTCACACAGTCTTTGCTGATTGTCTGAGAAAATCTCTGAAAATGATTTCAATGTCATACTGGCATAATGTAGGTCAAACGAGGTGTGGATGACAGGATACACAATAAAGAGCTTCAGTCAAGGAAAGTGTCCTTCCAGAAGGTAAAGTGCAACTACTCACCCGTTTTGGGGAAAACTATACTGTATTCGGTTCCACATTGTGGGCAGCTCACAGTTCCACCGCTGTTGCCTTTCTGCTTTTCGTCGAGCCATCGCTGTAAGCAAGCCTGATGGATCCACTTTGTACATCCCTTACAGCGGCACGGGCTGACCCATTCTGCAGCCCGATCTTCTTTCTCCGTGGCAAAACACACCCAGCAGTGCCTGCCATTGGAGGGAATAGGATTGACTGTGTAATTATGATCCCCATTAAGCAAAGTGATTTAATAAAACTGGAACTCACTTCTCTGGAGGTTCATCTTCACAGGCCATCATGTGTCAGGTTTTGTATGGGGTCTCCAGATCAACCATGAGTGAGCCACGACTGGCTCAGTGTACAAGACCTGTTCAAGGAGATAATATGTAGCACCTATGACTGctgttatttgtattattatatattatactgtTAATTCCAATTATTAACGCAGATTTATATAGCCGCTCCACATCAGAGTAGACTGCTTGTGTGACGTCAGATGACTGTGTGTCTACCAGCTGTAGTCAGTCCATATATCGTGCTCACtaaatttagttaaaaaatcaagttgtgttttttatctCAGAGCAGTTGTTTTATGGAAATAGGCCCAGTTTAAAATCCATACATAATTTCAAGAGTATAAACACACTAAGacttgtaaataaaacaacgaTGGTCATTAAACCGGACACGAAGTGTCGACACAAACCTCTGTGATCTGGAGCTCTTCCGAATATTTAGCAAAGTTAATCGTTTTCGAATCTGTGTTGGATTGTTGATCTCTGGCTGATTTGACACTTTCAGTTTCTCGGAGGACAGAACAACAACCTTATGAGGAACGGCTTCCTGAATAGATACTTCCGTCTCTGAAATAAAAGTCCTCAAACTTGACAGAATTGTGGTAATGCCAAAAGCTTgtttattgttcaaaatatttatgttacTATACATTATTACTTGACACCTATatgtgtttgcatttattttaaatgagtcaTGTTAACCTCCATGTATTTGCCACTAATCGActaaatgatttaatgatttagATTACAATTGAGAAAACCAGACATAACAGCAATAACATGGTAATAAAAGCatgaaactaaacaaaaacGACTCATTTTTTAGCTAGTTGTGTCATTTTCAACGTTTTATGAAACCTCTAGGTTGTCATACCCCGCCCACGACCTATATTTCCGCCTGACTATTGGTTACATCTCCCGCCACTCACACTACAGCTACGTGGGTTTGATTGGCTCCCTGCGCCGTTAGGTTCGGTTGACGCATCACCGCTCAGCCTGAGGTTTTTACTGCCTAGTGCCTAAGCAGCGACggtagttttttatttacatgagCAGAAAATCATAAAGCGTGTTTCTTGCGATTTGAGTTGACCGACAAACGCACACAAGCGCAGGCTGATCATGGAGTCGTATGACATTATAGCCAACCAGCCGGTTGTAATTGATAATGTGAGTATGATGTCAGCCTTCCACACCCAGTCTGTGCTAACAGGCTAAAGCTAATACCATTGTGTCAAGCCTGGGTTCGCCGATCAACGCTAATATGTGTCTGTGATGTTATttatgaaattatatattttgaatgtgTGCACAGTCTGATGCACTTCTAAAGgctcaaaataacttatttgtgGAAAGAATAACAATGGGGTGTTTTGTCTGCATTGATTTATATTCAGGCATTAGCGGGTCAGAATGATGCATCATTGTATATCTGTTCTGACCGTTTGttgtgtgattttatttcacaacc
Proteins encoded in this region:
- the npy8ar gene encoding neuropeptide Y receptor Y8a; translated protein: MDAPPSPTPDNISNNTAGPGHMTWAESNACPPSVSGTTLLIVAYSTVIAVGLVGNACLVFIISRQKEMRNVTNILIANLSCSDILMCVVCLPVTVIYTLMDRWILGETLCKITPFVQCMSITVSIFSLVLIALERHQLIIHPTGWTPAAGHSYLAVAVTWMVACFISLPFLSFNILTNAPFQNLSLPFNPFSDHVICMELWPSERNRLAYTTSLLLFQYCLPLLLILLCYLRIFLRLRRRRDMVEQATEARHRKARGAQRVNAMLVVIVVAFALCWLPLNVFNTIFDWYHQVLPSCQHDVIFSACHLTAMASTCVNPVVYGFLNTNFQKELKARLQRCHCGWGVAETYESFPLSTVTTDVTKVSSVQPGSLVRVEQCAHC
- the marchf5l gene encoding E3 ubiquitin-protein ligase MARCHF5 encodes the protein MMACEDEPPEKHCWVCFATEKEDRAAEWVSPCRCKGCTKWIHQACLQRWLDEKQKGNSGGTVSCPQCGTEYSIVFPKTGPLVYFLQQVDRALSRASPFAAAGVVVGTVYWSAVTYGAVTVMQVVGHKKGLDVMERADPLFLLMGLPTIPVMLVLGKMIRWEDYVVRLWQRHSSKLQIFNGLVPGMGRSLPRIPVEGSYGGDHLSVSRTLCGALVFPSVANLVGRLLFRRVTSNLQRTILGGIAFVVMKGVLKVYFKQQQYLIQANRHILNFPAPEGRADGNIEDSNDDSSNE